The window CGCTTCTTCACTAAAATGACTTCCCCGGTTTCTTTTGTAGATAAATCGGGTACATAAATTTCACGCCGGCGTGTATTTCGCTCATTTACTTCCTGCATCATAGCGAGCTGAAGAATGAAGTTGTAGTGGCCGGGATTCAGATTGGTGGAAACTGAACCCGAAGCATACATTTTTGAGGATTGTGTTTGCTCAAAGTTGGAAGTGAACAGGGTGTCTTTCCACACATCCCGGGAAGCTGAATTAGCTGATGGATCCTCGCGACGGTTTAATTTCCCCTCAAAGATTTCCGTACTAAGCCTGATAGTGGAATAGAATTCAGCATTCTCCGGAGCCTTCAGGTTATGATTGAGCGGGATCTTTTTGAATGGGATAAAATCATTATTAAACCTGAAAATAAAGGCCAGGGTTGTTTTACCGTCTTCTCCGGGAAGGATAATATCTTCAATAAAAATGGTCGGGCTTTGCGACTGCATGACCAGCTGTCGGTAATTAACCCGTTGTGCAAGTATGGAGGTGGAAAAACCTAAAAGGAGAAGGATGGCTAAAAGTCGCTTACTCATGGAAGTCATTTTTTTGAATGATTTAAATCAATATCGGGGTTTACACATTAAATATAATCCCTATTTTCAACGCAGCATTCGAATCAACATTATACAAACAAAAAAGATAACAGAATATGAGCAGTGAATCCGGAAGCGCTACCAAACATTGGTTACATAAAATCATTGAAGAATTTGGAGAAATTGAAGACGAGATTAAGCTCGGCGGCGGACAGAAACGAATTGATAAAGAGCATGGTAAAGGAAAGCTAACCGCTCGTGAGCGGATTGAAAAGCTCACTGATGAAGATTCCCGCTTCTTTGAACTTGGGCTTTGGGCCGGCTACGAAATGTATGAAGAGCAAGGCGGATGTCCCTCGGGTGGGGTGGTAACCGGAATTGGGACGGTAAGCGGAAGAAAGTGCATGATTGTAGCCAATGATGCGACTGTTAAAGCCGGAGCTTGGTTTCCGATCACTGCCAAGAAGAACCTGAGAGCCCAGGAAATTGCCATCGAAAATCATATTCCGTTGATCTACCTGGTTGACTCTGCCGGAGTTTTCCTTCCCATGCAGGATCAAATATTTCCTGATAAAGACCACTTTGGCCGGATGTTTAGAAACAATGCCATTATATCCGCAAAAGGAATTCCGCAAATTGCGGCTATCATGGGAAGTTGTGTGGCCGGTGGAGCTTACCTGCCTATTATGAGCGATGAAGCTCTGATTGTAGATGGAACCGGAAGTGTGTTTTTGGCCGGAAGTTATCTGGTAAAAGCAGCCATCGGGGAAGATGTTGATAATGAAACGCTGGGGGGTGCTACCACGCACACCGAAATTTCGGGAGTAACCGATTACAAGATGGAAGACGATGAAGAATGCTTATCGACCATTCGGGATTTGGTAGATAAATTTGGCCCGTTTGAAACCGCCGGCTTCAACCGAAAAGAGAGTAAAGACCCCAAACGTCCGGCCAGCGATGTGTTCGATATTATCCCGGAATCCAGAACCAGTCCGTATGATATGAATGATGTTTTAGACTGCATTGTGGATGAGGGTAGCTTCACTGAATTCAAAAAAGGATATGGGCAAACGCTCATCACCGGCTTTGCGCGAGTGGATGGATGGAGCGTAGGCATTGTTGCCAATCAGCGAACCGTTAAGCGAACCAAGAAAGGAGAGATGCAGATCGGTGGTGTTATCTACTCTGACAGTGCTGATAAGGCAGCAAGGTTTATTATGAACTGTAATCAAAAGAAGATCCCTCTGATTTTTTTGCAGGATGTTACCGGGTTTATGATTGGGAAACGAAGTGAGCATGGCGGCATTATCAAAGACGGTGCTAAGATGGTTAATGCAATGAGCAACAGTACGGTTCCTAAAATAACCATTGTGGTAGGGAATAGTTACGGTGCCGGAAATTATGCCATGTGCGGCCGCGCCTATGATCCACGCTTTATGTACGCCTGGCCAACGGCCAAGATTGCGGTAATGAGCGGTGCTTCAGCCTCGAAAACCCTGATGCAGATACAGGTTGCAGCGATGAAGAAGAAAGGAAAAGAGGTGAGTGAAGAAGAACAAGAGCGGATTATGAAAGAAATCAGCGACCGTTATGATACGCAGACAGATGTCCGCTATGCAGCCTCACGACTATGGGTAGATGGTATTATAAATCCATTGGATACGCGCGACCGAATATCTAAAGCGATAGAATGCGCTAACCTGAATCCGGAAATTGAGGAGTTTAAAACAGGGGTTATCCAGACTTAGTAAATTTATTCGTTAAATATTGATGGAATTAACTAACTGCTTATGTAGTATGATAAACGTTAGTACTATACTTATCAGGAAATATAAATTTCCTAAAATTGAAGTCATCTTTCTTTCTGTTTGCATGGCACTCTTTCTTACTTCATGTAATATTAGTGGTTCAAAGGGGGTAGGGGAAATAAAATTGGCAACGGATTTGTCTGATAAAACTTTAATAGCCGGTGAAACCATACCTATCAGGCTAGTGAGCAGCACTCGTTCAAAAGCAGATTTTACTTTATCCTTCTATGATGGATTTGAATCCAAAAAAATTGAAGGAGGTACAATTAAGAATCAAAGAGATATTAATTGGGAGGTTCCACTATCCTTATGTATAGAAAGTTGTAGCTTAATTTTAGATATCTATCAGGATGGAGAAGAACTGCAAGATACACTGTCAACATTCAGCGTAAATGTTAATTCTTCGGAAGAAATTGAAAGTGCAAAATCCTTTTTTCCATTATCAAATAGTAATGAGTGGATTTATGAAGTAAGATCAAATAATGGCTCAGAGATTATAGTTGATACATTTTTAGTTGAAATGGACGTAATTACAGAAACAGAATATCCAGCTTCTGTAATTGATTTTCAGTTTAACACCTATACGTTATCAGACGAAGAAATATATTTAACCAGCAATAATTCAAGTCATAAACTTGGAGCATTCTATAGTGTATTTAATCCAGATTTAGTATTCGAAAAATTTTCTGCCAGTATTCTAAATACAGACGCCAACAATTATGATGGAGCTACAACTTTGCCTCTCATTAGTAAGTACAAAATTTTTGTTCCTTTGGCTTTCCAACCAGAAACTTCAATAAGACTTGATTATAATTTTTCAGGAAATAAAAATGTTTATTTAGTAGAAACAGAGCCATTAAAGAATCTAAATTTCAGTGATGAGTCTAAACAGGCAAAGGTAATCCATATCGCCTCAGAATTTTATAATACAAAGCATGTTTTTCTAAAAGATATTGGATT of the Gracilimonas sediminicola genome contains:
- a CDS encoding acyl-CoA carboxylase subunit beta is translated as MSSESGSATKHWLHKIIEEFGEIEDEIKLGGGQKRIDKEHGKGKLTARERIEKLTDEDSRFFELGLWAGYEMYEEQGGCPSGGVVTGIGTVSGRKCMIVANDATVKAGAWFPITAKKNLRAQEIAIENHIPLIYLVDSAGVFLPMQDQIFPDKDHFGRMFRNNAIISAKGIPQIAAIMGSCVAGGAYLPIMSDEALIVDGTGSVFLAGSYLVKAAIGEDVDNETLGGATTHTEISGVTDYKMEDDEECLSTIRDLVDKFGPFETAGFNRKESKDPKRPASDVFDIIPESRTSPYDMNDVLDCIVDEGSFTEFKKGYGQTLITGFARVDGWSVGIVANQRTVKRTKKGEMQIGGVIYSDSADKAARFIMNCNQKKIPLIFLQDVTGFMIGKRSEHGGIIKDGAKMVNAMSNSTVPKITIVVGNSYGAGNYAMCGRAYDPRFMYAWPTAKIAVMSGASASKTLMQIQVAAMKKKGKEVSEEEQERIMKEISDRYDTQTDVRYAASRLWVDGIINPLDTRDRISKAIECANLNPEIEEFKTGVIQT